In Phacochoerus africanus isolate WHEZ1 chromosome 16, ROS_Pafr_v1, whole genome shotgun sequence, one genomic interval encodes:
- the FASTK gene encoding fas-activated serine/threonine kinase isoform X2, with amino-acid sequence MRRPRGEPGSRAPRPTEGAICAGPGESWSPSPNSMLRVLLSAQASSARLSGLLLLPPVQPYCLGPSKWGDRPPGGGSHVGPVQGLQRLLEQARSPGELLRWLGQNPTKVHAHHYLVALRRLGQLLGSQPRPPPVEQATLQDLSQLIIRNCPSFDIHTIHVCLHLAVLLGFPSDGPLVRALEQERRCRLHSKPPPSLQPVLHGGQRLEAALSCPRFLRHPQQHLIRSLAEARPEELTPQVMVLLAQHLARHRLREPQLLEAIAHFLVVQEAQLNSKVVQKLVLPFGRLNYLPLEEQFMPCLERILAREAGVAPLATVNILMSLCQLRCLPFRALRFVFSPGTPHALIMRRYLSLLDTAVELELPGYRGPRLPRRQQVPIFPQPLITDRARCKYSHKDIVAEGLRQLLGEEKYRQDLTVPPGYCTDFLLCVSSSGAVLPVRTQDPFLPYPPRSCPHATRDPAQRVVLTLRERWHFCRDGRVLLGSRALRERHLGLMGYQLLPLPFEELESQRGLPQLKSYLRQKLQALGLRWGPEGG; translated from the exons ATGAGGAGGCCGCGGGGGGAGCCCGGCTCTCGGGCCCCGAGACCGACTGAGGGAGCGATCTGCGCGGGGCCCGGGGAGTCAT GGTCTCCATCACCCAACTCCATGCTTCGAgtcctgctctctgcccaggccTCCAGCGCTCGGCTCTCTGGCCTGCTGCTGCTCCCGCCAGTACAGCCCTACTGTCTGGGGCCCAGCAAGTGGGGGGACCGGCCTCCTGGAGGAGGCTCCCATGTAGGCCCTGTGCAGGGGCTGCAGCGGCTTCTGGAACAGGCAAGGAGCCCTGGGGAGCTGCTGCGCTGGCTGGGCCAGAACCCCACCAAGGTCCACGCCCACCACTACCTTGTGGCACTTCGTCGCCTGGGTCAGCTCTTGGGGTCCCAGCCACGGCCCCCTCCCGTGGAGCAGGCCACACTACAGGACTTGAGTCAGCTCATCATCCGAAACTGCCCCTCCTTTGACATTCACACCATCCACGTGTGTCTGCACCTCGCAGTCTTACTTG GCTTCCCATCAGATGGGCCCCTGGTGCGTGCCCTGGAACAGGAGCGCAGGTGCCGCCTCCATTCGAAGCCGCCTCCCTCTCTGCAACCTGTCCTTCATGGTGGGCAAAGGTTGGAAGCTGCTCTGAGCTGCCCCCGTTTCCTGCGGCATCCACAGCAGCACCTCATCCGCAGCCTGGCAG AGGCCAGGCCAGAGGAACTGACTCCCCAAGTGATGGTGCTCCTGGCCCAGCACCTGGCCCGCCACCGGTTGCGGGAACCCCAGCTTCTGGAAGCTATTGCTCACTTTCTGGTGGTCCAGGAAGCCCAGCTCAACAGCAAG GTGGTCCAGAAGTTGGTCCTGCCCTTTGGGCGGCTGAACTACCTGCCTCTGGAAGAGCAGTTTATGCCCTGCCTCGAGAGGATCCTGGCTCGGGAAGCAGGGGTGGCCCCCCTGGCAACTGTCAACATCTTGATGTCACTGTGCCAGCTGCGGTGCCTGCCCTTCCGAGCCCTGCGCTTTGTCTTTTCCCCAG GCACCCCTCACGCCCTGATCATGCGGCGCTACCTCTCCCTGCTGGACACAGCCGTGGAGCTGGAGCTCCCGGGATACCGGGGTCCCCGCCTTCCCCGAAGGCAGCAAGTGCCCATCTTCCCCCAGCCACTCATCACCGACCGCGCCCGCTGCAAGTACAG CCACAAGGATATAGTAGCAGAGGGGCTGCGCCAGCTGCTGGGGGAGGAGAAGTACCGGCAGGACCTGACCGTGCCTCCAGGCTACTGCACAG ACTTCCTGCTGTGTGTCAGCAGCTCTGGTGCTGTGCTTCCTGTGAGAACCCAGGACCCCTTCCTGCCATATCCTCCCAGGTCCTGTCCCCACGCAACCCGAGACCCTGCCCAAAG GGTGGTGCTGACGCTGCGGGAACGCTGGCATTTTTGCCGGGATGGCAGAGTGCTGCTGGGCTCCCGGGCCCTGCGGGAGCGGCACCTGGGCCTGATGGGCTACCAGCTCCTGCCG CTCCCCTTCGAGGAACTGGAGTCCCAGAGAGGCCTGCCCCAACTCAAGAGCTACCTGAGGCAGAAGCTCCAGGCCCTGGGCCTCCGCTGGGGGCCGGaaggggggtga
- the TMUB1 gene encoding transmembrane and ubiquitin-like domain-containing protein 1 codes for MALIEGVGDEVTILFAVLACLLVLALAWVSTHTAEGVDPLSQPSGTPPSTQPSEAMAVTDSIRGEAPGAETPSLRHRGQAAQPETGMGLPATPPPQDSPQEPLVLRLKFLNDSEQVARAWPHDTIGSLKRTQFPGREQHVRLIYQGQLLGDDTQTLGSLHLPPNCVLHCHVSTRVGPPHPPCPPGSEPGPSGLEVGSLLLPLLLLLLLLLWYCQIQYRPFFPLTATLGLAGFTLLLSLLAFAMYRP; via the exons ATGGCCCTGATTGAAGGGGTGGGTGATGAGGTGACCATCCTTTTCGCGGTGCTTGCCTGCCTTCTGGTGCTGGCTCTCGCCTGGGTCTCAACACACACTGCCGAGGGCGTGGATCCACTGTCCCAGCCATCAGGGACCCCACCATCAACACAGCCCAGCGAAGCCATGGCGGTCACTGACAGCATCAGAGGGGAGGCCCCAGGAGCTGAGACCCCGAGCCTGAGACACAGAGGTCAGGCTGCACAGCCGGAGACTGGCATGGGGCTCCCGGCCACACCGCCACCCCAGGACTCCCCCCAAGAGCCCCTCGTGCTACGGCTGAAATTCCTCAATGATTCAGAGCAGGTGGCCAGGGCCTGGCCCCACGACACCATTGGCTCCCTGAAAAG GACCCAGTTTCCCGGACGGGAGCAGCACGTGCGACTCATCTACCAAGGACAGCTGCTAGGAGACGACACCCAGACCCTGGGCAGCCTTCACCTCCCTCCCAACTGCGTTCTCCACTGCCACGTGTCCACCCGGGTGGGtcccccacacccaccctgcCCACCGGGGTCAGAGCCAGGCCCCTCAGGGCTGGAGGTAGGcagcctcctgctgcccctgctcctgctgctgctgctgctgctctggtaCTGCCAGATCCAGTACCGGCCCTTCTTTCCCCTGACAGCCACCCTGGGTCTGGCCGGCTTCACCCTACTCCTCAGTCTCCTGGCCTTTGCCATGTACCGCCCGTAG
- the FASTK gene encoding fas-activated serine/threonine kinase isoform X1 — translation MRRPRGEPGSRAPRPTEGAICAGPGESWSPSPNSMLRVLLSAQASSARLSGLLLLPPVQPYCLGPSKWGDRPPGGGSHVGPVQGLQRLLEQARSPGELLRWLGQNPTKVHAHHYLVALRRLGQLLGSQPRPPPVEQATLQDLSQLIIRNCPSFDIHTIHVCLHLAVLLGFPSDGPLVRALEQERRCRLHSKPPPSLQPVLHGGQRLEAALSCPRFLRHPQQHLIRSLAEARPEELTPQVMVLLAQHLARHRLREPQLLEAIAHFLVVQEAQLNSKVVQKLVLPFGRLNYLPLEEQFMPCLERILAREAGVAPLATVNILMSLCQLRCLPFRALRFVFSPGFINHISGTPHALIMRRYLSLLDTAVELELPGYRGPRLPRRQQVPIFPQPLITDRARCKYSHKDIVAEGLRQLLGEEKYRQDLTVPPGYCTDFLLCVSSSGAVLPVRTQDPFLPYPPRSCPHATRDPAQRVVLTLRERWHFCRDGRVLLGSRALRERHLGLMGYQLLPLPFEELESQRGLPQLKSYLRQKLQALGLRWGPEGG, via the exons ATGAGGAGGCCGCGGGGGGAGCCCGGCTCTCGGGCCCCGAGACCGACTGAGGGAGCGATCTGCGCGGGGCCCGGGGAGTCAT GGTCTCCATCACCCAACTCCATGCTTCGAgtcctgctctctgcccaggccTCCAGCGCTCGGCTCTCTGGCCTGCTGCTGCTCCCGCCAGTACAGCCCTACTGTCTGGGGCCCAGCAAGTGGGGGGACCGGCCTCCTGGAGGAGGCTCCCATGTAGGCCCTGTGCAGGGGCTGCAGCGGCTTCTGGAACAGGCAAGGAGCCCTGGGGAGCTGCTGCGCTGGCTGGGCCAGAACCCCACCAAGGTCCACGCCCACCACTACCTTGTGGCACTTCGTCGCCTGGGTCAGCTCTTGGGGTCCCAGCCACGGCCCCCTCCCGTGGAGCAGGCCACACTACAGGACTTGAGTCAGCTCATCATCCGAAACTGCCCCTCCTTTGACATTCACACCATCCACGTGTGTCTGCACCTCGCAGTCTTACTTG GCTTCCCATCAGATGGGCCCCTGGTGCGTGCCCTGGAACAGGAGCGCAGGTGCCGCCTCCATTCGAAGCCGCCTCCCTCTCTGCAACCTGTCCTTCATGGTGGGCAAAGGTTGGAAGCTGCTCTGAGCTGCCCCCGTTTCCTGCGGCATCCACAGCAGCACCTCATCCGCAGCCTGGCAG AGGCCAGGCCAGAGGAACTGACTCCCCAAGTGATGGTGCTCCTGGCCCAGCACCTGGCCCGCCACCGGTTGCGGGAACCCCAGCTTCTGGAAGCTATTGCTCACTTTCTGGTGGTCCAGGAAGCCCAGCTCAACAGCAAG GTGGTCCAGAAGTTGGTCCTGCCCTTTGGGCGGCTGAACTACCTGCCTCTGGAAGAGCAGTTTATGCCCTGCCTCGAGAGGATCCTGGCTCGGGAAGCAGGGGTGGCCCCCCTGGCAACTGTCAACATCTTGATGTCACTGTGCCAGCTGCGGTGCCTGCCCTTCCGAGCCCTGCGCTTTGTCTTTTCCCCAGGTTTCATCAATCACATCAGTG GCACCCCTCACGCCCTGATCATGCGGCGCTACCTCTCCCTGCTGGACACAGCCGTGGAGCTGGAGCTCCCGGGATACCGGGGTCCCCGCCTTCCCCGAAGGCAGCAAGTGCCCATCTTCCCCCAGCCACTCATCACCGACCGCGCCCGCTGCAAGTACAG CCACAAGGATATAGTAGCAGAGGGGCTGCGCCAGCTGCTGGGGGAGGAGAAGTACCGGCAGGACCTGACCGTGCCTCCAGGCTACTGCACAG ACTTCCTGCTGTGTGTCAGCAGCTCTGGTGCTGTGCTTCCTGTGAGAACCCAGGACCCCTTCCTGCCATATCCTCCCAGGTCCTGTCCCCACGCAACCCGAGACCCTGCCCAAAG GGTGGTGCTGACGCTGCGGGAACGCTGGCATTTTTGCCGGGATGGCAGAGTGCTGCTGGGCTCCCGGGCCCTGCGGGAGCGGCACCTGGGCCTGATGGGCTACCAGCTCCTGCCG CTCCCCTTCGAGGAACTGGAGTCCCAGAGAGGCCTGCCCCAACTCAAGAGCTACCTGAGGCAGAAGCTCCAGGCCCTGGGCCTCCGCTGGGGGCCGGaaggggggtga
- the FASTK gene encoding fas-activated serine/threonine kinase isoform X3 yields the protein MLRVLLSAQASSARLSGLLLLPPVQPYCLGPSKWGDRPPGGGSHVGPVQGLQRLLEQARSPGELLRWLGQNPTKVHAHHYLVALRRLGQLLGSQPRPPPVEQATLQDLSQLIIRNCPSFDIHTIHVCLHLAVLLGFPSDGPLVRALEQERRCRLHSKPPPSLQPVLHGGQRLEAALSCPRFLRHPQQHLIRSLAEARPEELTPQVMVLLAQHLARHRLREPQLLEAIAHFLVVQEAQLNSKVVQKLVLPFGRLNYLPLEEQFMPCLERILAREAGVAPLATVNILMSLCQLRCLPFRALRFVFSPGFINHISGTPHALIMRRYLSLLDTAVELELPGYRGPRLPRRQQVPIFPQPLITDRARCKYSHKDIVAEGLRQLLGEEKYRQDLTVPPGYCTDFLLCVSSSGAVLPVRTQDPFLPYPPRSCPHATRDPAQRVVLTLRERWHFCRDGRVLLGSRALRERHLGLMGYQLLPLPFEELESQRGLPQLKSYLRQKLQALGLRWGPEGG from the exons ATGCTTCGAgtcctgctctctgcccaggccTCCAGCGCTCGGCTCTCTGGCCTGCTGCTGCTCCCGCCAGTACAGCCCTACTGTCTGGGGCCCAGCAAGTGGGGGGACCGGCCTCCTGGAGGAGGCTCCCATGTAGGCCCTGTGCAGGGGCTGCAGCGGCTTCTGGAACAGGCAAGGAGCCCTGGGGAGCTGCTGCGCTGGCTGGGCCAGAACCCCACCAAGGTCCACGCCCACCACTACCTTGTGGCACTTCGTCGCCTGGGTCAGCTCTTGGGGTCCCAGCCACGGCCCCCTCCCGTGGAGCAGGCCACACTACAGGACTTGAGTCAGCTCATCATCCGAAACTGCCCCTCCTTTGACATTCACACCATCCACGTGTGTCTGCACCTCGCAGTCTTACTTG GCTTCCCATCAGATGGGCCCCTGGTGCGTGCCCTGGAACAGGAGCGCAGGTGCCGCCTCCATTCGAAGCCGCCTCCCTCTCTGCAACCTGTCCTTCATGGTGGGCAAAGGTTGGAAGCTGCTCTGAGCTGCCCCCGTTTCCTGCGGCATCCACAGCAGCACCTCATCCGCAGCCTGGCAG AGGCCAGGCCAGAGGAACTGACTCCCCAAGTGATGGTGCTCCTGGCCCAGCACCTGGCCCGCCACCGGTTGCGGGAACCCCAGCTTCTGGAAGCTATTGCTCACTTTCTGGTGGTCCAGGAAGCCCAGCTCAACAGCAAG GTGGTCCAGAAGTTGGTCCTGCCCTTTGGGCGGCTGAACTACCTGCCTCTGGAAGAGCAGTTTATGCCCTGCCTCGAGAGGATCCTGGCTCGGGAAGCAGGGGTGGCCCCCCTGGCAACTGTCAACATCTTGATGTCACTGTGCCAGCTGCGGTGCCTGCCCTTCCGAGCCCTGCGCTTTGTCTTTTCCCCAGGTTTCATCAATCACATCAGTG GCACCCCTCACGCCCTGATCATGCGGCGCTACCTCTCCCTGCTGGACACAGCCGTGGAGCTGGAGCTCCCGGGATACCGGGGTCCCCGCCTTCCCCGAAGGCAGCAAGTGCCCATCTTCCCCCAGCCACTCATCACCGACCGCGCCCGCTGCAAGTACAG CCACAAGGATATAGTAGCAGAGGGGCTGCGCCAGCTGCTGGGGGAGGAGAAGTACCGGCAGGACCTGACCGTGCCTCCAGGCTACTGCACAG ACTTCCTGCTGTGTGTCAGCAGCTCTGGTGCTGTGCTTCCTGTGAGAACCCAGGACCCCTTCCTGCCATATCCTCCCAGGTCCTGTCCCCACGCAACCCGAGACCCTGCCCAAAG GGTGGTGCTGACGCTGCGGGAACGCTGGCATTTTTGCCGGGATGGCAGAGTGCTGCTGGGCTCCCGGGCCCTGCGGGAGCGGCACCTGGGCCTGATGGGCTACCAGCTCCTGCCG CTCCCCTTCGAGGAACTGGAGTCCCAGAGAGGCCTGCCCCAACTCAAGAGCTACCTGAGGCAGAAGCTCCAGGCCCTGGGCCTCCGCTGGGGGCCGGaaggggggtga
- the FASTK gene encoding fas-activated serine/threonine kinase isoform X4, protein MRRPRGEPGSRAPRPTEGAICAGPGESWSPSPNSMLRVLLSAQASSARLSGLLLLPPVQPYCLGPSKWGDRPPGGGSHVGPVQGLQRLLEQARSPGELLRWLGQNPTKVHAHHYLVALRRLGQLLGSQPRPPPVEQATLQDLSQLIIRNCPSFDIHTIHVCLHLAVLLGFPSDGPLVRALEQERRCRLHSKPPPSLQPVLHGGQRLEAALSCPRFLRHPQQHLIRSLAEARPEELTPQVMVLLAQHLARHRLREPQLLEAIAHFLVVQEAQLNSKVVQKLVLPFGRLNYLPLEEQFMPCLERILAREAGVAPLATVNILMSLCQLRCLPFRALRFVFSPGFINHISGTPHALIMRRYLSLLDTAVELELPGYRGPRLPRRQQVPIFPQPLITDRARCKYSHKDIVAEGLRQLLGEEKYRQDLTVPPGYCTDFLLCVSSSGAVLPVRTQDPFLPYPPRSCPHATRDPAQSSPSRNWSPREACPNSRAT, encoded by the exons ATGAGGAGGCCGCGGGGGGAGCCCGGCTCTCGGGCCCCGAGACCGACTGAGGGAGCGATCTGCGCGGGGCCCGGGGAGTCAT GGTCTCCATCACCCAACTCCATGCTTCGAgtcctgctctctgcccaggccTCCAGCGCTCGGCTCTCTGGCCTGCTGCTGCTCCCGCCAGTACAGCCCTACTGTCTGGGGCCCAGCAAGTGGGGGGACCGGCCTCCTGGAGGAGGCTCCCATGTAGGCCCTGTGCAGGGGCTGCAGCGGCTTCTGGAACAGGCAAGGAGCCCTGGGGAGCTGCTGCGCTGGCTGGGCCAGAACCCCACCAAGGTCCACGCCCACCACTACCTTGTGGCACTTCGTCGCCTGGGTCAGCTCTTGGGGTCCCAGCCACGGCCCCCTCCCGTGGAGCAGGCCACACTACAGGACTTGAGTCAGCTCATCATCCGAAACTGCCCCTCCTTTGACATTCACACCATCCACGTGTGTCTGCACCTCGCAGTCTTACTTG GCTTCCCATCAGATGGGCCCCTGGTGCGTGCCCTGGAACAGGAGCGCAGGTGCCGCCTCCATTCGAAGCCGCCTCCCTCTCTGCAACCTGTCCTTCATGGTGGGCAAAGGTTGGAAGCTGCTCTGAGCTGCCCCCGTTTCCTGCGGCATCCACAGCAGCACCTCATCCGCAGCCTGGCAG AGGCCAGGCCAGAGGAACTGACTCCCCAAGTGATGGTGCTCCTGGCCCAGCACCTGGCCCGCCACCGGTTGCGGGAACCCCAGCTTCTGGAAGCTATTGCTCACTTTCTGGTGGTCCAGGAAGCCCAGCTCAACAGCAAG GTGGTCCAGAAGTTGGTCCTGCCCTTTGGGCGGCTGAACTACCTGCCTCTGGAAGAGCAGTTTATGCCCTGCCTCGAGAGGATCCTGGCTCGGGAAGCAGGGGTGGCCCCCCTGGCAACTGTCAACATCTTGATGTCACTGTGCCAGCTGCGGTGCCTGCCCTTCCGAGCCCTGCGCTTTGTCTTTTCCCCAGGTTTCATCAATCACATCAGTG GCACCCCTCACGCCCTGATCATGCGGCGCTACCTCTCCCTGCTGGACACAGCCGTGGAGCTGGAGCTCCCGGGATACCGGGGTCCCCGCCTTCCCCGAAGGCAGCAAGTGCCCATCTTCCCCCAGCCACTCATCACCGACCGCGCCCGCTGCAAGTACAG CCACAAGGATATAGTAGCAGAGGGGCTGCGCCAGCTGCTGGGGGAGGAGAAGTACCGGCAGGACCTGACCGTGCCTCCAGGCTACTGCACAG ACTTCCTGCTGTGTGTCAGCAGCTCTGGTGCTGTGCTTCCTGTGAGAACCCAGGACCCCTTCCTGCCATATCCTCCCAGGTCCTGTCCCCACGCAACCCGAGACCCTGCCCAAAG CTCCCCTTCGAGGAACTGGAGTCCCAGAGAGGCCTGCCCCAACTCAAGAGCTACCTGA